From the genome of Psychroserpens ponticola, one region includes:
- the lptC gene encoding LPS export ABC transporter periplasmic protein LptC, whose translation MKRKFLHINIFIVTTFVVTMFFSCKNNFKDVQQIGILQNQPIGEAKNIDLRYTEAEDTTGKVIANLKSPRMLDYSNRGFGFSEFPEGVNLSLYDENGEKNVILADYAIVYNKTDLIDLQGNVILITPQNDSLFADQLYYDQKQEWLFTNQKVRLKSITSNNGRGNIFDSDTKFKNYTILEGSGNMLLKD comes from the coding sequence ATGAAACGTAAATTTTTACATATAAATATATTCATAGTCACAACGTTTGTTGTGACTATGTTTTTTTCATGTAAGAACAATTTTAAAGATGTTCAGCAAATAGGAATACTTCAAAATCAACCTATTGGTGAAGCTAAAAATATTGATTTAAGATATACCGAAGCCGAAGATACTACTGGTAAAGTTATCGCAAATCTTAAAAGCCCTAGAATGTTAGATTACTCTAATAGAGGCTTTGGGTTTTCTGAATTTCCAGAAGGTGTGAACTTATCATTATATGACGAAAATGGTGAGAAGAATGTAATTTTAGCTGATTATGCAATCGTATATAACAAAACAGATTTAATCGATTTACAAGGTAATGTTATTCTTATTACGCCTCAAAATGATAGTCTTTTCGCAGATCAATTATATTACGATCAGAAACAAGAGTGGCTGTTTACGAATCAAAAGGTGCGATTAAAGTCTATAACCTCTAATAATGGTAGAGGGAATATTTTTGACTCAGATACTAAATTTAAAAACTATACCATTCTAGAAGGAAGTGGTAATATGCTTTTAAAAGACTAA